In one window of Stappia sp. 28M-7 DNA:
- a CDS encoding amidohydrolase family protein, with protein MSFDLLVKNAKLPDGRERIDIACRDGRIVAVEPGISGEAGRVIEAGGRLVSPPFVDSHFHMDATLSLGLPRMNESGTLLEGIALWGELKPLLTVEAVVERALRYCDLAVSQGLLAIRSHVDVCDDKLTGVEALLEVREKVAPYIDLQLVAFPQDGLYRSPTAERNLVRALDMGVDVVGGIPHFERTMDDGARSVRALCELAAARGLMVDMHCDESDDPMSRHIETLACETQRLGLHGRVAGSHLTSMHSMDNYYVSKLLPLIAEAQVHAIANPLINITLQGRHDTYPKRRGQTRVPEMRKHGINVSFGHDCVMDPWYSMGSGDMLEVASMGLHVAQMMSRDEMRYAFECVTTHPARAMGLEGYGLAPGCNADFVLLQAADTIEAIRLRARRLAVVRRGKVIAQSDPATTRLSLEGRPEIVDPAAYAPGK; from the coding sequence ATGTCCTTCGATCTTCTCGTCAAGAACGCCAAGCTGCCCGACGGGCGCGAACGCATCGACATCGCCTGCCGGGACGGCCGCATCGTTGCCGTGGAGCCCGGCATCTCCGGCGAGGCGGGCCGCGTCATCGAGGCCGGCGGCCGGCTCGTCTCCCCGCCCTTCGTCGACAGCCATTTCCACATGGACGCGACGCTGTCGCTCGGCCTGCCGCGCATGAACGAGAGCGGTACCTTGCTGGAAGGCATCGCCCTGTGGGGCGAGCTGAAGCCGCTGCTCACCGTCGAGGCGGTGGTCGAGCGGGCGCTGCGCTACTGCGATCTTGCTGTTTCGCAAGGGCTTCTGGCGATCCGCAGCCATGTCGACGTCTGCGACGACAAGCTGACCGGCGTCGAGGCGCTGCTCGAGGTCCGCGAGAAGGTCGCGCCCTATATCGACCTGCAGCTCGTCGCCTTTCCGCAGGACGGGCTCTACCGCTCGCCGACAGCGGAACGCAATCTTGTCCGCGCGCTCGACATGGGCGTCGACGTGGTCGGCGGCATCCCGCATTTCGAGCGGACGATGGACGACGGCGCGCGCTCGGTGCGGGCGCTGTGCGAGCTCGCGGCCGCGCGCGGCCTGATGGTCGACATGCATTGCGACGAGAGCGACGACCCGATGTCGCGCCATATCGAGACGCTGGCCTGCGAGACGCAGCGCCTCGGCCTCCATGGCCGCGTTGCCGGCTCGCACCTCACCTCGATGCATTCGATGGACAATTACTACGTCTCGAAACTCCTGCCTCTGATCGCCGAGGCACAGGTGCATGCCATCGCCAACCCTTTGATAAACATCACGCTTCAGGGGCGTCACGACACCTATCCGAAGCGCCGGGGCCAGACCCGCGTGCCGGAAATGCGCAAGCACGGCATCAATGTCTCCTTCGGCCACGACTGCGTCATGGACCCCTGGTACTCGATGGGATCGGGCGACATGCTGGAGGTCGCGTCGATGGGGCTGCACGTCGCGCAGATGATGAGCCGCGACGAAATGCGCTATGCTTTTGAATGCGTTACGACCCACCCGGCGCGCGCGATGGGGCTGGAAGGCTACGGGCTTGCGCCGGGCTGCAACGCCGATTTCGTGCTGCTGCAGGCGGCCGACACGATCGAGGCGATCCGCCTGCGGGCCCGCCGCCTGGCCGTCGTGCGCCGCGGCAAGGTGATCGCGCAGAGCGACCCCGCGACCACGCGCCTGTCGCTCGAGGGACGGCCGGAAATCGTCGATCCGGCAGCCTACGCGCCTGGAAAGTAA
- a CDS encoding BadF/BadG/BcrA/BcrD ATPase family protein, translating to MSSWLIAIDGGGSTCRAALAGPDGEIVSRGLAGPANVATDPQQAAANIVAAAQGALAEAGLPAGALSACPALLGLAGARQLGRDGRSLLSLPFSQVELVGDGEIALEGALGPHDGIMAILGTGSAFLARQDGEIRSVGGWGVHLADQGGGARLGREALKSALLSRDGVRPRGVLAQTLLAAFGDDPARMVAFAGSARQADFARHAPAVFAAAKAGDSEAEALLAAFTLEVEEMLAALVFPGCERIVLMGGLAPLYAPRLAPPLAALLAEPLGDALDGAVRMARRAFFAA from the coding sequence ATGAGCTCCTGGCTCATCGCCATCGACGGCGGCGGCAGCACCTGCCGCGCCGCCCTTGCCGGTCCCGACGGCGAGATCGTCTCGCGCGGTCTCGCCGGTCCGGCCAATGTCGCGACCGATCCGCAACAGGCCGCCGCAAACATCGTTGCGGCAGCGCAAGGCGCGCTCGCCGAGGCCGGGTTGCCGGCCGGCGCGCTCTCGGCCTGTCCGGCGCTGCTCGGCCTTGCCGGCGCCCGCCAGCTCGGCCGCGACGGCCGCTCGCTTCTCTCCCTTCCCTTCTCGCAGGTTGAGCTCGTCGGCGACGGCGAGATCGCGCTGGAAGGCGCACTCGGCCCCCATGACGGCATCATGGCGATCCTCGGCACCGGCTCGGCCTTTCTCGCCAGGCAGGACGGGGAGATCCGCAGCGTCGGCGGCTGGGGCGTGCATCTCGCCGACCAGGGGGGCGGCGCCAGGCTCGGCCGCGAGGCGCTGAAATCGGCGCTGCTGTCGCGCGACGGGGTGCGCCCGCGCGGGGTGCTTGCGCAAACGCTGCTTGCCGCCTTCGGCGACGATCCCGCCCGCATGGTCGCCTTTGCCGGGTCCGCCCGCCAGGCCGATTTCGCCCGCCACGCCCCGGCGGTCTTTGCCGCGGCGAAGGCCGGCGACAGCGAGGCCGAGGCCCTGCTTGCCGCCTTCACCTTGGAGGTGGAGGAAATGCTCGCCGCCCTTGTCTTTCCCGGCTGCGAGCGCATCGTGCTGATGGGCGGCCTTGCCCCTCTCTATGCGCCGCGTCTTGCACCGCCCCTTGCCGCGCTCCTTGCCGAGCCGCTGGGCGATGCGCTGGACGGGGCCGTGCGCATGGCGAGGCGCGCGTTTTTCGCCGCCTGA
- a CDS encoding lysophospholipid acyltransferase family protein, which produces MTAVRGRRRIPPVAFEETHAREVAGEPWRREPVLGPVKRAFHEALRRLPVGFGPRLGHALAPVVQHMERRRLFARRLAWTLARLHPRAPLTAAEHTAAVRRWWQGTGAIMAEYATIERLREAGRLEVVDPHGTLAGLPADAPVVFACVHLGPFELCFESVLNTFGREAVGTWQPEPSPTSNRILHDLRARYGLYVFPPGQRSARHLHKMVVGEGFDAILFVDEVRERQIHLPAFGRPLPERGNASVAIKLALKTGAPVVPIHVLRSGAAHYRVHVGAPLDFQREGAPDSAMMAGIAALDRHFEPIVRQNLDQWYMLPELRLPDFDPAKV; this is translated from the coding sequence ATGACCGCCGTTCGCGGCCGCAGGCGCATCCCTCCGGTTGCCTTCGAGGAAACCCATGCGCGCGAGGTCGCGGGCGAGCCCTGGCGCCGGGAACCGGTGCTGGGGCCGGTCAAGCGCGCCTTTCACGAGGCGCTGCGCCGCCTGCCGGTGGGCTTCGGCCCGCGCCTTGGCCACGCGCTCGCGCCTGTCGTCCAGCATATGGAGCGGCGGCGGCTGTTCGCCCGCCGACTGGCCTGGACGCTCGCCCGGCTGCATCCGCGCGCGCCGCTGACGGCCGCCGAGCACACGGCGGCGGTGCGGCGCTGGTGGCAGGGGACGGGCGCGATCATGGCCGAATACGCAACGATCGAGCGGCTGCGCGAGGCCGGACGGCTGGAGGTCGTGGATCCGCACGGCACGCTGGCCGGGCTACCGGCGGACGCGCCGGTCGTCTTCGCCTGCGTGCATCTGGGGCCGTTCGAACTGTGCTTCGAAAGCGTGCTCAACACGTTCGGCCGCGAGGCGGTCGGCACCTGGCAGCCGGAGCCTTCGCCGACGTCCAACCGCATCCTGCACGACCTTCGCGCCCGCTACGGGCTCTACGTCTTTCCGCCCGGTCAGCGCTCGGCGCGGCACCTGCACAAGATGGTGGTGGGAGAGGGCTTCGACGCGATCCTGTTCGTCGACGAGGTGCGCGAGCGGCAGATCCACCTGCCCGCCTTCGGCCGGCCGCTGCCGGAGCGGGGCAACGCCTCCGTCGCGATAAAGCTGGCCCTCAAGACCGGGGCGCCGGTGGTGCCGATCCATGTGCTGCGCTCAGGCGCGGCGCATTACCGGGTGCATGTCGGTGCGCCGCTGGATTTTCAGCGGGAGGGTGCGCCGGACAGCGCCATGATGGCCGGGATTGCCGCGCTCGACCGTCATTTCGAGCCGATCGTCCGGCAGAACCTCGACCAGTGGTACATGCTGCCGGAGCTGCGCCTGCCGGACTTCGACCCGGCAAAGGTCTGA
- a CDS encoding cytochrome P450 has translation MQRPTGTIDGDSAAAPGEDRAGDNPAGGCPVAGHGAASPATADASAPGVYVPPFPLRPTSPPPIWKLIGLARRNFLSVWPTTAFANPWLRVAVLRKQIFVCNSPDLVQEAFVRKHDTFERKSAQMRHALEPLLGDGLFISDGETWRRRRQIVGPIIHASKVRDFFPVMAETIAERRAAWAAAGPGAPVDMLQEMAHLTAEIICRTIFGRQLGGDYAAEVVESFTDYQRHIDQIDLISLLGLPDWLPRRRGRAIRRAVARIDKVLDEIITSYEARRSDGETSVIGGLLEARDEDGKPLSREAIRNEAAVIFMAGHETTANTLAWAWFLLSQAPWARQALARELDTVLDGRMPEFADVARLPYTRAVIEETLRLYPPVPILAREALADETVGGVRTPKGSLVMVVPWLLHRNPNLWPRADNFEPERFLGATRGGQSKFGYVPFAIGPRICAGLAFGLTESILSLAILAQGFDAELEPGTDVQPACRLTLRPGETLPMRLRPRASRT, from the coding sequence ATGCAGCGACCGACAGGAACCATCGACGGGGATAGCGCGGCAGCCCCCGGAGAGGACAGGGCCGGGGATAACCCGGCCGGCGGGTGCCCGGTCGCCGGCCATGGCGCAGCCTCGCCCGCGACCGCGGATGCATCGGCGCCCGGCGTCTACGTACCGCCCTTCCCGCTGCGCCCGACCTCGCCCCCGCCGATCTGGAAGCTGATCGGCCTGGCCCGCCGCAACTTCCTCTCGGTCTGGCCGACCACGGCCTTCGCCAATCCCTGGCTGCGCGTCGCCGTTCTGCGCAAGCAGATCTTCGTCTGCAACAGCCCGGACCTGGTGCAGGAGGCCTTCGTGCGCAAGCACGACACGTTCGAACGCAAGAGCGCGCAGATGCGCCACGCACTGGAGCCGCTGCTGGGCGACGGCCTGTTCATCTCCGACGGCGAGACCTGGCGCCGCCGCCGCCAGATCGTCGGCCCGATCATCCACGCCTCCAAGGTGCGCGACTTTTTCCCCGTCATGGCGGAGACCATCGCCGAGCGCCGCGCCGCCTGGGCGGCGGCCGGTCCCGGCGCGCCGGTCGACATGCTGCAGGAGATGGCGCACCTGACGGCGGAAATCATCTGCCGGACCATCTTCGGCCGCCAGCTCGGAGGCGACTACGCCGCCGAAGTGGTCGAGAGCTTCACCGACTACCAGCGCCACATCGACCAGATCGACCTGATCTCGCTGCTCGGCCTGCCCGACTGGCTGCCGCGCCGGCGCGGCCGCGCCATCCGCCGCGCGGTCGCGCGCATCGACAAGGTGCTCGACGAGATCATCACCAGCTACGAGGCGCGCCGGAGCGATGGCGAGACCTCGGTCATCGGCGGGCTGCTTGAGGCGCGCGACGAGGACGGCAAGCCGCTGTCGCGCGAGGCCATCCGCAACGAGGCGGCGGTGATCTTCATGGCCGGCCACGAGACGACGGCCAACACGCTGGCCTGGGCCTGGTTCCTGCTGTCGCAGGCGCCCTGGGCGCGCCAGGCGCTGGCGCGCGAGCTCGACACGGTGCTGGACGGGCGCATGCCGGAATTCGCCGATGTCGCCCGCCTGCCCTATACCCGCGCGGTGATCGAGGAGACGCTGCGGCTCTACCCGCCGGTGCCGATCCTGGCCCGCGAGGCGCTGGCCGACGAGACAGTCGGCGGCGTGCGGACCCCCAAGGGCTCGCTGGTCATGGTCGTGCCCTGGCTGCTGCACCGCAATCCGAACCTGTGGCCGCGCGCCGACAATTTCGAGCCGGAACGCTTCCTCGGCGCAACGCGCGGCGGCCAGTCGAAATTCGGCTACGTGCCCTTCGCCATCGGCCCGCGCATCTGCGCCGGCCTCGCCTTCGGCCTGACCGAATCGATCCTGTCGCTGGCGATCCTGGCGCAGGGCTTCGATGCGGAGCTGGAGCCGGGCACCGACGTGCAGCCGGCCTGCCGGCTGACCCTGCGCCCGGGCGAGACGCTGCCGATGCGCCTTCGGCCGCGCGCCTCGCGCACGTGA
- a CDS encoding TRAP transporter small permease, with the protein MRQSVERLLERLCAWLAIAGGAVLVALTIATVVSITGRALTSVGLGPIPGDYELVEAGTAFAIFAFLPWCQLKRGHVTVDLLLARFGPRVNAGVDLIANILMTLASGLICWRLWLGMLDKQAYGETTFILQFPLWWPYAASLVGAAFAVLVCAYTVWRSLDETLAPPAAATGRE; encoded by the coding sequence ATGCGTCAATCCGTCGAACGGCTGCTGGAGCGGCTCTGTGCCTGGCTGGCGATTGCCGGCGGTGCGGTGCTGGTCGCGCTGACCATCGCCACCGTCGTGTCGATCACCGGCCGCGCGCTGACCTCCGTCGGCCTTGGCCCCATTCCCGGCGACTACGAGCTGGTGGAAGCGGGCACCGCCTTCGCGATCTTCGCCTTCCTGCCCTGGTGCCAGCTCAAGCGCGGCCATGTCACCGTCGACCTGCTGCTGGCGCGCTTCGGCCCCAGGGTCAACGCGGGCGTCGATCTCATCGCCAATATCCTGATGACGCTGGCCAGCGGCCTGATCTGCTGGCGCCTGTGGCTCGGCATGCTGGACAAGCAGGCTTATGGCGAGACCACCTTCATCCTGCAGTTTCCGCTGTGGTGGCCCTATGCCGCCTCGCTGGTCGGCGCCGCCTTCGCCGTGCTGGTCTGTGCCTACACCGTCTGGCGCAGCCTTGACGAGACCCTCGCGCCGCCTGCGGCCGCGACCGGCCGGGAGTAA
- a CDS encoding sulfatase-like hydrolase/transferase → MARRARNILFVMYDQLRFDYLGCAGHPHLKTPNFDRLAARGVRFTSAYVQSPICGASRMSFYTGRYVGSHGAAWNNYPLKAGEVTLGDHLRARGMDAVLIGKTHMKVDDAGLDRLGISRGGIIGTRIAECGFDARVRDDGLWAEGPDGPYDAKPSPYNEFLKARGYDSRNPWHDHANSGLSQERDADGRGEIESGWLMRNAGLAANVREEDAETPWLTDETLAFLAERREERRAVPWLCHVSYIKPHWPYIVPAPYHDMYGPEDVLPAMRHERERADPNPVFEAFMQSRASRSFARDEVREAAIPAYMGLVRQCDDQFGRLLDALEESGALDDTMIVVTSDHGDYLGDHWLGEKDLFHEPSVKVPLIVYDPSDEADATRGSTCDALVEAIDLAATFVDVAGRRDGEVPDLPGHILEGRSLLPWLHGERPTDWRRAAISEYDYSCTPMADRLGVSVKDARLFMVFDGRYKLIHAEGGLPPMLFDLESDPSEFNDLGRDPAHAGEVARLRGLLADWGLRLSQRTTVSDKQILARRGGAGGRTGVLIGVHDEADASEEALAFYRGKVKPMARSEQDETDQAE, encoded by the coding sequence GTGGCGAGACGCGCGCGCAATATCCTTTTCGTGATGTATGACCAGCTGCGCTTCGACTATCTCGGCTGCGCCGGCCATCCGCACCTCAAGACGCCGAATTTCGACCGGCTGGCGGCGCGCGGGGTGCGCTTCACCAGTGCCTATGTGCAGTCGCCGATCTGCGGCGCCTCGCGCATGAGCTTCTACACCGGGCGCTATGTCGGCTCGCACGGCGCGGCCTGGAACAACTATCCGCTGAAGGCGGGCGAGGTGACGCTGGGCGACCACCTGCGGGCACGCGGGATGGACGCGGTGCTGATCGGCAAGACCCACATGAAGGTCGACGATGCCGGGCTCGACCGGCTCGGCATCTCGCGCGGCGGCATCATCGGCACCCGCATCGCCGAATGCGGCTTCGATGCCAGGGTGCGCGACGACGGGCTGTGGGCGGAAGGTCCGGACGGGCCGTACGACGCCAAGCCCTCGCCCTACAACGAATTCCTCAAGGCGCGCGGCTACGACAGCCGCAACCCCTGGCACGACCACGCCAATTCCGGTCTTTCGCAGGAGCGGGACGCGGACGGGCGCGGCGAAATCGAGAGCGGCTGGCTGATGCGCAATGCCGGGCTCGCGGCGAATGTGCGGGAAGAAGACGCCGAGACGCCGTGGCTGACCGACGAGACGCTGGCTTTCCTCGCCGAGCGGCGCGAGGAGCGGCGGGCGGTCCCCTGGCTCTGCCACGTTTCCTACATCAAGCCGCACTGGCCCTATATCGTGCCGGCGCCCTATCACGACATGTACGGGCCCGAAGACGTGCTGCCGGCCATGCGCCATGAGCGCGAGCGGGCCGACCCCAACCCGGTCTTCGAGGCCTTCATGCAGAGCCGGGCCTCGCGCAGCTTTGCCCGCGACGAGGTGCGGGAGGCGGCGATCCCCGCCTATATGGGCCTGGTGCGCCAGTGCGACGACCAGTTCGGCCGGCTGCTCGACGCGCTGGAGGAAAGCGGCGCGCTGGACGATACGATGATCGTCGTCACCTCCGACCATGGCGACTATCTCGGCGATCACTGGCTCGGCGAGAAGGACCTCTTCCACGAGCCCTCGGTGAAGGTGCCGCTGATCGTCTACGACCCCTCGGATGAGGCCGATGCGACCCGCGGCAGCACCTGCGACGCGCTGGTCGAGGCGATCGACCTCGCCGCCACCTTCGTCGACGTGGCGGGGCGCCGGGACGGCGAGGTGCCGGACCTGCCCGGCCACATCCTGGAAGGGCGCTCGCTGTTGCCCTGGCTGCATGGCGAAAGGCCCACCGACTGGCGGCGCGCGGCGATCAGCGAATACGACTATTCCTGCACGCCGATGGCCGACCGGCTCGGCGTCTCAGTCAAGGATGCCCGGCTCTTCATGGTGTTCGACGGGCGCTACAAGCTGATCCACGCGGAAGGCGGGCTGCCGCCGATGCTGTTCGACCTGGAAAGCGATCCGTCCGAATTCAACGATCTCGGCCGCGATCCCGCCCATGCCGGCGAGGTGGCGCGGCTGCGCGGCCTGCTGGCCGACTGGGGTCTGCGGCTCAGCCAGCGCACCACGGTGAGCGACAAGCAGATCCTGGCGCGGCGCGGCGGGGCGGGCGGGCGCACCGGCGTGCTGATCGGCGTCCACGACGAGGCCGATGCAAGCGAGGAGGCCCTCGCCTTCTATCGCGGCAAGGTGAAACCCATGGCTCGGTCAGAGCAGGATGAGACGGATCAGGCCGAATAG
- a CDS encoding TRAP transporter large permease, producing the protein MSSLEYGLWSIPVLLLMIFLRLPIGLSMLLVGIAGTTLVTGSTVPILAQLKSLVYSTFSNYSLSIVPLFLLMGQFATRGGMSRALFRAAETMVGHRRGGVAMAAVAACGGFGAICGSSLATAATMGQVALPEMRRCGYSGALSTACLAAGGTLGILIPPSVVLVIYAILTEQNIAKLFVAAFIPGLLAALGYMLTVSLYVRFRPDSAGSQAKATGAERIAALIAVWPVMVIFVAVIGGIYSGIFTPTEGAAVGAAGTGIVALLNGGLDRKGLVESFLSTASATGMIFFIVLGASVYNGFLAFSQLPQQSAAYVGELGLNPWTVLLIILVCYLVFGCIMDSLSMILLTIPIFFPIVSALDFGLPPEEFALWFGIIVLIVVEVGLITPPVGMNLFVINSMAPDVPLSQTFRGVVPFIASDIVRVAILVLFPGLTLALVRLLY; encoded by the coding sequence GTGTCATCGCTCGAATACGGCCTGTGGTCGATTCCCGTCCTGCTGCTGATGATCTTCCTCCGCCTGCCCATCGGCCTGTCGATGCTGCTGGTCGGCATTGCCGGAACGACGCTGGTAACGGGGAGCACGGTGCCGATCCTGGCGCAGCTCAAGTCGCTGGTCTACAGCACCTTTTCCAACTACTCGCTGTCCATCGTTCCGCTGTTCCTGTTGATGGGCCAGTTCGCCACGCGCGGGGGCATGTCGCGGGCGCTGTTCCGCGCGGCCGAGACGATGGTCGGCCACCGGCGCGGCGGCGTCGCCATGGCGGCAGTCGCGGCCTGCGGCGGCTTCGGCGCGATCTGCGGCTCCTCGCTCGCCACCGCCGCGACCATGGGCCAGGTCGCCCTGCCCGAGATGCGGCGCTGCGGCTATTCCGGCGCCCTCTCGACCGCCTGCCTTGCCGCCGGCGGCACGCTCGGCATCCTCATTCCGCCCTCCGTCGTGCTGGTGATCTACGCCATCCTGACGGAGCAGAACATCGCCAAGCTCTTCGTCGCCGCCTTCATTCCGGGCCTTCTCGCCGCCCTCGGCTACATGCTCACCGTCTCGCTCTATGTGCGGTTCCGCCCGGACAGCGCCGGCAGCCAGGCCAAGGCGACGGGCGCCGAGCGGATCGCCGCGCTGATCGCCGTCTGGCCGGTCATGGTGATCTTCGTCGCGGTGATCGGCGGCATCTATTCGGGCATCTTCACGCCGACCGAAGGCGCCGCGGTGGGCGCGGCCGGCACCGGCATCGTCGCCCTCCTCAATGGCGGGCTCGACCGCAAGGGGCTGGTGGAATCCTTCCTGTCGACCGCCAGCGCCACCGGCATGATCTTCTTCATCGTGCTCGGCGCCAGCGTCTACAACGGCTTTCTCGCCTTCTCGCAGCTGCCTCAGCAGTCGGCCGCCTATGTCGGCGAGCTCGGGCTCAATCCCTGGACCGTGCTGCTGATCATCCTGGTCTGCTACCTCGTCTTCGGCTGCATCATGGATTCGCTTTCCATGATCCTGCTGACGATCCCGATCTTCTTTCCCATCGTCTCGGCGCTGGATTTCGGCCTGCCGCCGGAAGAGTTCGCCCTGTGGTTCGGCATCATCGTGCTGATCGTGGTGGAGGTCGGGCTGATAACGCCGCCGGTCGGCATGAATCTCTTCGTCATCAACTCGATGGCGCCCGACGTGCCGCTGTCGCAGACCTTCCGCGGCGTCGTGCCGTTCATCGCCAGCGACATCGTCCGCGTGGCGATCCTGGTGCTGTTCCCGGGCCTGACGCTCGCCCTCGTGCGCCTGCTCTACTGA
- the nagA gene encoding N-acetylglucosamine-6-phosphate deacetylase — translation MPDETPRRPLAISARKIFDGESWHEDAALLVENGGIAGIVRGHDLPGDAERIEAAGDMLVPGFIDLQVNGGGGVQFNTATDRDSIAAIAAAHRRFGTTAFLPTLITDTPQVTERAIRAAIGAATSVPGCLGLHLEGPHLAPSRKGAHAAELIRPMSEADAEQLIDAARRLPLLLVTLAPEIVPSETIRRLVDAGVMVSLGHSDADHATALAATVAGARLVTHLFNAMSPLGHRAPGLAGAALATGALSAGIIVDGLHVADPVIGIAARGKAGPGRLFVVTDAMAPLGTDASSFTLNGREIAREPMGEGLGRLTLADGTLAGADIDMSASLRRLAGPIGLPLELALRMVSLHAAEAAGLAERKGRLLPGFDADFVELDAGLRVRATWIAGSRLYSA, via the coding sequence ATGCCTGACGAGACCCCCCGGCGCCCCCTGGCGATTTCTGCAAGGAAGATCTTCGACGGCGAGAGCTGGCACGAGGATGCCGCGCTTCTCGTTGAAAACGGCGGCATTGCCGGCATCGTGCGCGGCCACGATCTGCCGGGCGATGCCGAGCGGATCGAGGCGGCCGGCGACATGCTGGTGCCCGGCTTCATCGACCTTCAGGTCAATGGCGGCGGCGGGGTGCAGTTCAACACCGCGACCGACCGTGATTCCATTGCCGCCATCGCGGCCGCCCATCGCCGCTTCGGCACCACCGCCTTCCTGCCGACGCTGATCACCGACACGCCGCAGGTGACCGAGCGGGCGATTCGCGCCGCCATCGGCGCGGCGACCAGCGTGCCCGGCTGCCTCGGCCTGCATCTGGAGGGGCCGCATCTCGCCCCCTCGCGCAAGGGCGCCCATGCGGCCGAGCTGATCCGGCCGATGAGCGAGGCCGATGCCGAACAGCTCATCGACGCCGCCCGCCGCCTGCCGCTGCTTCTCGTCACGCTGGCGCCCGAGATCGTGCCGAGCGAGACGATCCGCCGGCTGGTCGATGCCGGCGTCATGGTCAGCCTCGGCCACAGCGATGCGGATCACGCGACCGCGCTGGCCGCGACCGTCGCCGGCGCGCGCCTCGTCACCCATCTCTTCAACGCGATGAGCCCGCTCGGTCACCGGGCGCCCGGCCTTGCGGGAGCGGCGCTGGCCACCGGTGCGCTGTCGGCCGGCATCATCGTCGACGGGCTGCATGTCGCCGATCCAGTGATCGGCATCGCCGCGCGCGGCAAGGCCGGCCCCGGCCGCCTCTTCGTCGTCACCGACGCGATGGCCCCGCTCGGCACCGATGCCAGCTCCTTCACGCTTAACGGCCGCGAGATCGCCCGCGAGCCGATGGGCGAAGGGCTCGGCCGGCTGACCCTGGCCGACGGCACGCTGGCCGGTGCCGATATCGACATGTCCGCCTCGCTGCGCCGGCTCGCCGGGCCCATCGGCCTGCCGCTGGAGCTGGCCCTGCGCATGGTCTCGCTGCATGCGGCCGAGGCCGCCGGCCTTGCCGAGCGCAAGGGCCGGTTGCTGCCCGGGTTCGACGCGGATTTCGTCGAGCTCGACGCCGGTTTGCGGGTGCGCGCCACCTGGATCGCCGGCAGCCGGCTCTATTCGGCCTGA